The bacterium sequence GGGGCCGGGGCCGCCCTGTCTGGGAACGGGCCGCAGCGGCGATGACATGGGGGTGGAGTTTCCCGTCGGTGGTTTGCCCGACGTGCCGGGTGGTCTACAAATCGTATCCTTTGATGGCAGCGAAGCGGTTCTCTCGTGGAGCGACCCGGACGACAAGGAAGAGCAATTCGTCGTGGAGCGATCGAGGTGAGCCCGGCATGGGACAAGACACGCGGGGGAAGAACCCGCCATTACCGAGAGAGAAAGGAAAATGAAGCAAAATCCAAGGGTGCCTAAGGAAAGCACGAGCCTCGCCCGGCGAAGTCGGGAACCACGGGAAGTTTGTGACCAACGAAGGATCTGAATGAAGGAGAATGCGGAACTGCGAGCCAAGCGCGAAGCGAACCTCTGGCAGGCACGTGAGGCGGGCGAGGGAACCTCGAATCCCAAAGCCCCAAGAACTCTACGTAAGTCTCATCGTGTAGAGGAGGTGGTTGTGCAGCACTTTGTCTTGTCTCTTACCCGGGGAGGCCCTTCTCGGTGTTCACATGATAACTACGATCTTGATGAACAAAGCGAAGCCGGAAGGTGGAGCGAAGCCGTTAAGGGAATCGGACGAACCCATAGTAGCCGTAAAACAGCCCGCCGAAGACCTGCATGGCGACATGCGGAGAGGGGAAAACGGGATGAAAGCGCCTGGACGACGGGAGTCGGCCGGGAAGGAGGCGAAGGGGGGAACACAAGAGCGATCTGGCCTCACGAGAAGCCAGCGGAGCAGAGGCTGGGAAAACCAGAAAACCATCCGGACCGGAACCAGGCCGTACGCCTTGGGGAAAGAGCGGAGGGACAGCCGATGAAGCAACGCTGCAAAACAAGCAAAGCGAAGTGAGACAACTGGATCTAGGACTGGAAACAAGCGACGCGCACCGCCTCTACGAGGAGGTGTGTACGAAGCGCACTCTGGAACGGGCCTTCAAGAAAGTGAAGGCCAACCAGGGAGCGCCCGGCCCGGACGGGGAAAGCATCGAGGAATTCGAGGCGGACCTTGAGGCCAGGCTGGACCAACTGCGCAAGGAACTGGAAAGCTGGAGCTACCAGCCCAGTCCGGTTCGGCGCGTGGTGATCCCGAAACCCGGCGGCGGTGAACGTTTGCTGGGAATAGCCAACGTGCGCGACCGGATCGTGTACCAGGCCATAGCGATGGTGATGGGGCCGCTCTTTGAGCCTGGCTTCAGCGATCATTGCTACGGCTATCGGCCCGGACGAAGTCAACGCGACGCGGTCGCCGAGGCGCAAAAGCACGTAGGGGAGGGAAAGCAGTGGGTCGTGGATCTCGATTTGGAGAGATTCTTCGACACCGTCAATCACGATCGCGTACACCACCTGCTGCGGGACAAGGTCAAGGACCGCCGAATGATTCGTTTGGTGGCGATGATCTTGCGAAGCGGCATCTGGATCGACGGGAAAGTGGAAAGGAGCCGGGAAGGACTGCATCAAGGCAGCCCCCTCTCACCGCTGTTGAGCAATATCGTCTTGCACGAACTCGACGAAGAACTGGAAAAGCGCGGCCTGGACTTTGTGAGGTACGCCGACGACTGCAACATCTTCGTGTGCAGCCGGAAGGCGGCCGAGCGGGTGATGGACAAGCGGACCCGGTTTATCGAAGAGAAGCTCAAACTGTGGATGGGTGGGATACTACGCGATGAGCGAGTATCCGAGTCAGCTGCGGGTCATCGAGGCACGGATCCGAGTGCGATTCCGGTTGCAGTTCATCAAGAACCACAAACGCAAGAAACACCTCGTGAGAAAGCTGGTGAAGTGCGGCGTTCGCCGTCAAACCGCCTATCGAGAGGTCTACACGCGCAATCATGGACGCTGGCGCCTGGCGCACACCTTTGGGGTGGCACAGGCGTGGTCCGAAAGGTGGTTCGGTCACCGAGGTCTCCTGACGTTCTCCGGTGAGAGCCGGAGCCATTGGCAATCGCTGAAAGCCTATCCGAGGCTCTCGTGAGGAGCCGTGTACGGACCCGTACGCACGGTTCTGTGGGAGGACGGCCCCCTTCGGGGGGCCTCCTACCCGACCGGTGTGCGTTTCGGCCCGCCCCGTCGTAGCCTCAGACATCCTGACCTCTGATCCTGACCTCTGCCGGGCCAACGGACCTCGATCGGGAATCTTCCTGATACCACCCAGCGAGTTCGAACGATCGAACGTCTCAGCGACAAGCTACGGTGAATGCCGCCAGGATGGGCGGCGGTGCTTGTGCTTTCGGAGTGCGGCAAGCCATTGCCGCTTTCAGGTGGGCCGAGACATCGGCGGGGATCGCGTGTTTAGGCGTCCCAGCGCGCGATACCTCTCACCCTCAGCGCTGTCCGTCGCGCGAAAGCGGCTTGGTGTATCGGAGCGTCATCCCCCGCGATTGCTCGCGCCACCAAAAAGCGGTGATAGCTCCCCGCACTCCAAATCCGCCTAACAGGCCGGCGGGGGATCGGTTGAGATGAGCTA is a genomic window containing:
- a CDS encoding reverse transcriptase domain-containing protein, encoding MRQLDLGLETSDAHRLYEEVCTKRTLERAFKKVKANQGAPGPDGESIEEFEADLEARLDQLRKELESWSYQPSPVRRVVIPKPGGGERLLGIANVRDRIVYQAIAMVMGPLFEPGFSDHCYGYRPGRSQRDAVAEAQKHVGEGKQWVVDLDLERFFDTVNHDRVHHLLRDKVKDRRMIRLVAMILRSGIWIDGKVERSREGLHQGSPLSPLLSNIVLHELDEELEKRGLDFVRYADDCNIFVCSRKAAERVMDKRTRFIEEKLKLWMGGILRDERVSESAAGHRGTDPSAIPVAVHQEPQTQETPREKAGEVRRSPSNRLSRGLHAQSWTLAPGAHLWGGTGVVRKVVRSPRSPDVLR